Proteins from one Daphnia pulicaria isolate SC F1-1A chromosome 3, SC_F0-13Bv2, whole genome shotgun sequence genomic window:
- the LOC124328666 gene encoding uncharacterized protein LOC124328666 — protein MTKIAWIADIEKAFLNIALQPEDAEAIRFLWSTEPSKIGSPLIVYKWLRVPFGMSPSPFLLRAAVNKHLKSVYSRYPETVDQLMENLYVDDYLGGADEVETAKTREPETNILFSEAQLNMRSYATNSEELRQHLEEKGLENQAVGLLSPSLDKQQKVLGIRWDTGSDTLQFEPSTIVQAAEEIGEKITKRKILSISSRIFDPLGFLAPTVLLLKIIYQQLWEKDVDWDEVAPEEIQKSWKAVMKGVINFNQLKIPRWVGFGKDIVVAELHVFGDASEDAYGAVAYVRLQRENEKPFTTFLVSKTKVAPLPKRKVTLPRLELLSSLLAVRLGEAVRKALHIEKWRVTYWSDSLVTLGWIRGDANRWKPFVRNQVETIQGVSEKNWWKHCPGVQNPADLASRGGPAQALVDSQLCWHGPEWLIEEEDNWPDSTPEKQDPSIQEAIDAESRGAVVNITAAVAMPTEPIDWDLEFVSTWNRFLWSRAWMLRFSNRSRKRTRDPGVGLTEAIKVKDKVIRVV, from the coding sequence ATGACCAAGATCGCCTGGATTGCCGACATAGAAAAAGCGTTTTTGAATATAGCGCTACAGCCCGAAGATGCAGAAGCGATCAGGTTTTTATGGTCTACGGAGCCAAGTAAAATTGGCTCCCCGCTGATTGTTTACAAATGGTTAAGAGTTCCGTTTGGCATGAGTCCTAGTCCCTTCTTGCTTAGAGCAGCTGTAAACAAGCACCTAAAATCAGTTTATTCTAGATATCCAGAGACGGTGGATCAATTAATGGAAAATTTATATGTCGACGATTATTTAGGCGGAGCAGACGAAGTCGAAACGGCCAAAACAAGAGAACCCGAGACGAATATCCTATTCAGTGAAGCACAACTCAACATGAGGAGCTACGCAACAAATAGCGAAGAGCTCCGTCAACACCTGGAAGAAAAAGGCCTCGAAAATCAAGCAGTAGGTCTTCTGTCTCCATCTTTGGATAAACAACAGAAAGTGCTCGGGATCCGGTGGGATACTGGATCCGATACGTTACAATTCGAGCCGTCCACAATCGTACAAGCAGCTGAAGAAATCGGCGAAAAAATCACAAAGAGGAAAATTTTAAGTATTTCATCTAGAATTTTTGATCCTTTAGGTTTTCTAGCCCCAACAGTCCTCCTGCTAAAGATAATTTATCAACAGCTTTGGGAGAAAGATGTAGATTGGGATGAAGTTGCCCCGgaagaaatccaaaaatcaTGGAAAGCAGTGATGAAAGGTGTCATCAACTTCAACCAGCTGAAAATTCCACGCTGGGTAGGATTTGGAAAAGACATAGTGGTAGCAGAATTACACGTGTTCGGAGACGCATCGGAAGATGCGTACGGAGCCGTAGCTTACGTACGGCtccaaagagaaaatgaaaagccgTTCACCACATTTCTCGTCAGCAAAACGAAAGTAGCCCCTCTACCAAAACGTAAGGTCACCTTACCACGCTTAGAATTATTAAGCTCTCTTTTGGCAGTCCGTTTAGGTGAAGCTGTAAGAAAAGCGCTGCACATTGAAAAATGGAGAGTGACGTATTGGTCGGATTCATTGGTAACGCTCGGATGGATCCGAGGTGACGCCAACAGGTGGAAGCCGTTTGTCCGAAATCAAGTGGAGACAATTCAAGGTGTCTCCGAGAAGAATTGGTGGAAGCACTGCCCAGGAGTCCAGAATCCAGCGGATCTTGCTTCGCGGGGAGGGCCAGCACAAGCGCTGGTAGACTCTCAGCTGTGTTGGCACGGACCCGAATGGCtgatcgaagaagaagacaattgGCCGGATTCTACACCAGAAAAGCAAGATCCATCCATTCAAGAAGCTATTGATGCAGAGTCAAGAGGAGCAGTAGTTAACATCACTGCTGCCGTTGCAATGCCAACTGAGCCTATCGACTGGGACTTAGAATTCGTCTCAACCTGGAATCGTTTTCTGTGGAGTCGAGCCTGGATGCTTAGGTTCTCCAACAGAAGCCGTAAAAGAACACGTGACCCAGGCGTAGGACTAACAGAAGCAATCAAAGTGAAAGATAAAGTTATCAGAGTCGTGTGA